The following are from one region of the Rhizobacter sp. AJA081-3 genome:
- a CDS encoding cupin domain-containing protein: protein MLEVRATGFGERGQGHVQEPAGESSDDAGHLSRGAAMKGYVQNIEAIATGNGDFRRVLYTANNCQLVVMSLKPEEDIGAEVHHLDQFFRVEAGSGEAVLDGVRTSIQSGFAVVVPAGARHNIINTGTVPLKLYTLYAPPNHRDGVVHRTKSDAEADTEHFDGKTSE from the coding sequence ATGCTCGAGGTCCGGGCCACGGGCTTCGGGGAGCGGGGGCAAGGTCACGTGCAGGAGCCTGCCGGCGAGTCGAGCGATGACGCCGGCCATTTATCCAGGGGAGCCGCCATGAAGGGTTACGTTCAGAACATCGAGGCCATCGCCACAGGCAACGGCGACTTTCGCCGGGTCCTGTACACGGCGAATAACTGCCAGCTCGTCGTCATGTCGCTGAAGCCCGAAGAGGACATCGGCGCCGAGGTCCACCATCTCGACCAGTTCTTCCGGGTCGAGGCGGGGAGCGGTGAAGCCGTGCTCGACGGGGTTCGTACGTCGATTCAGTCCGGGTTTGCCGTGGTCGTGCCCGCCGGCGCCAGGCACAACATCATCAACACGGGCACGGTGCCGCTGAAGCTGTACACCCTCTACGCGCCGCCGAACCATCGGGACGGGGTGGTGCACCGCACGAAGTCGGATGCCGAGGCCGACACGGAGCACTTCGACGGCAAGACGTCGGAGTGA
- a CDS encoding PRC-barrel domain-containing protein, which produces METNYVTRDNFGMYANSASGPGPALMGADTLLGNDVYNKDGEDLGDIKEFMIDMASGKIAYAVLSFGGLLGMGDKLFAVPWAALALDTTNKRFTLNVLKDALKDAPGFDKDHWPAMSDRTWASGVHKFYGTPYSAE; this is translated from the coding sequence ATGGAAACCAACTACGTCACTCGCGACAACTTCGGCATGTACGCCAACAGCGCGTCGGGGCCGGGCCCGGCACTCATGGGTGCCGACACCCTTCTGGGCAACGACGTCTACAACAAGGACGGAGAGGATCTGGGCGACATCAAGGAGTTCATGATCGACATGGCCTCCGGCAAGATTGCCTACGCGGTCTTGTCCTTCGGCGGCCTGCTGGGCATGGGCGACAAGCTGTTCGCCGTGCCTTGGGCGGCACTGGCTCTGGACACGACGAACAAGCGCTTCACGCTGAATGTCTTGAAGGACGCCCTGAAGGACGCACCGGGCTTCGATAAGGACCACTGGCCTGCGATGTCGGACAGGACCTGGGCCAGCGGAGTGCACAAGTTCTACGGCACGCCGTATTCCGCCGAGTGA
- a CDS encoding magnesium and cobalt transport protein CorA — translation MTSVMDSVVYRDGARISDVAIDDIGEVIKQPGTFVWLGLHEPDDKVLQRIQHLFGLHELAIEDAHHAHQRPKIEAYSNSLFIVLKTAQLESNHVVYGETHLFVGPNFLVSVRHGASSSYAQVLQRCEDGTKGLPKGPGFALYAVLDFVADNYQPVVAQFERDFDAIETDIFKDRFDRLVIERLYALKRNLLELRNAALPLAEISSELMRLHEDLVPKELRAYFRDIQDHVSRLVGLIDGMRDMLTTAMQVNLALVANNQNEVVKRLAGWGAILAIPTVVFSLYGMNFQWMPELKWKAGYPMAVAFTALCCILVYRRLRRAGWV, via the coding sequence ATGACATCCGTCATGGACAGCGTGGTCTATCGCGATGGAGCGCGCATCAGCGACGTCGCCATCGACGACATCGGCGAAGTCATCAAGCAGCCCGGCACCTTCGTCTGGCTCGGCCTGCACGAACCGGACGACAAGGTGCTGCAAAGGATCCAGCACCTCTTCGGCTTGCATGAACTGGCCATCGAGGATGCCCACCATGCCCACCAGCGGCCCAAGATCGAGGCCTACAGCAACTCGCTCTTCATCGTGCTGAAGACGGCGCAGCTCGAATCGAATCATGTCGTCTACGGCGAGACCCACCTCTTCGTCGGTCCGAACTTCCTGGTGTCGGTGCGCCACGGCGCCTCATCGAGCTATGCGCAGGTTCTCCAGCGCTGCGAGGACGGTACGAAGGGCCTGCCCAAGGGGCCCGGGTTTGCGCTGTACGCCGTCCTGGACTTCGTCGCCGACAACTACCAGCCCGTCGTGGCCCAGTTCGAAAGGGACTTCGATGCCATCGAGACCGACATCTTCAAGGATCGGTTCGACAGGCTCGTCATCGAGCGGCTGTACGCCTTGAAGCGCAATCTCCTCGAACTGCGCAATGCCGCGCTGCCGCTGGCGGAGATCAGCTCCGAACTCATGCGCCTGCACGAGGACCTGGTTCCGAAGGAGTTGCGTGCCTACTTCCGGGACATCCAGGACCATGTCTCGCGGTTGGTGGGTCTGATCGACGGCATGCGTGACATGCTGACCACCGCGATGCAGGTGAACCTGGCACTGGTGGCCAACAACCAGAACGAGGTGGTCAAGCGCCTGGCGGGCTGGGGTGCGATCCTGGCCATCCCCACGGTCGTCTTCAGCCTGTACGGCATGAACTTTCAATGGATGCCGGAGTTGAAGTGGAAGGCCGGCTATCCGATGGCTGTGGCCTTCACTGCGCTTTGCTGCATCCTTGTCTACCGTCGATTGCGGAGGGCCGGATGGGTGTAG
- a CDS encoding cation diffusion facilitator family transporter → MRTANLAIYGAIAANVAIATTKLAVAGITGSSAMLSEGIHSSVDTFNGVLLLVGIRLSQRPATPEHPFGHGKELYFWSLIVAVLIFGLGGGVSFYEGVQHIRNPQPLHDPTWNFVVLGVAAVFESISFAIALRQFLRQAGSDPFWQAIHRSKDPTTYTVLAEDSAALAGLAIAALGIGLSHHYDLPVLDGVASLLIGVLLAVVAAFLTWQSRDLLIGEGIRPETARALRSMALTVPRVRDVGRILSMYLGPDDALVTMDLDFDEGTEAADAALAVADLEVQVRLRFPMIKRLFIESGSGPPLQRWSRPDAIRPPAERTTPPEQLARPPT, encoded by the coding sequence ATGAGGACCGCGAATCTCGCGATCTATGGCGCCATCGCGGCCAACGTCGCCATCGCGACCACGAAGCTCGCGGTGGCGGGCATCACCGGCAGTTCGGCCATGCTCTCGGAAGGCATCCATTCGTCGGTCGACACCTTCAACGGCGTCCTTCTGCTGGTGGGCATCCGTCTCAGCCAGCGCCCCGCCACGCCCGAGCACCCCTTTGGCCATGGCAAGGAGTTGTACTTCTGGAGCCTGATCGTCGCCGTGCTGATCTTCGGACTGGGCGGCGGTGTCTCGTTCTACGAAGGCGTACAGCACATCCGGAATCCGCAGCCCCTGCACGATCCGACATGGAACTTCGTCGTGCTGGGGGTGGCCGCCGTGTTCGAGAGCATCAGCTTCGCCATCGCGCTGCGGCAGTTCCTGCGCCAAGCCGGCAGCGACCCGTTCTGGCAGGCCATCCACCGCAGCAAGGATCCGACCACCTATACCGTGCTGGCCGAGGATTCCGCCGCGCTTGCCGGCCTGGCCATCGCTGCGCTCGGCATCGGGCTCAGCCACCACTACGACCTGCCGGTGCTCGACGGGGTGGCGTCTCTCCTCATCGGCGTGCTGTTGGCGGTGGTGGCCGCCTTCCTGACCTGGCAGTCCCGCGACCTGCTCATCGGCGAAGGCATCCGGCCGGAAACGGCACGCGCCTTGCGCAGCATGGCCCTGACGGTGCCCCGCGTGCGCGATGTCGGGCGCATCTTGTCGATGTACCTCGGGCCCGACGATGCGCTGGTGACGATGGACCTCGATTTCGACGAAGGGACCGAGGCCGCCGATGCGGCGCTGGCGGTTGCCGACCTGGAGGTGCAGGTGCGACTACGGTTCCCGATGATCAAGCGGCTGTTCATCGAATCCGGCTCCGGGCCGCCACTGCAGCGTTGGTCCAGACCGGATGCGATTCGCCCGCCCGCCGAGCGGACCACCCCACCTGAGCAGCTTGCGCGCCCGCCCACCTGA
- a CDS encoding catalase — MKKPSKSARPVAAATTTHDPLPLVAAQQAQAQAQALAAAMPFNANKPLELGRDNAISPPRGTTPSIESPAASASTLSETNGSDKTGDGPPSAGRAASSGSLATARSDAASQVMTTNQGVAIGDNQNSLKAGLRGPTLLEDFILREKITHFDHERIPERIVHARGSAAHGFFEAYEPMTAFTRAAPFQAAGKITPVFTRFSTVAGERGSTDTARDIRGFAVKFYTDEGNWDLVGNNIPVFFIQDAMKFPDLVHAVKPEPHHGMPQAASAHDTFWDFASLMPESTHTLMWVMSDRGIPRSLRMMQGFGVHTYRLVNAKGESHFVKFHWKPKLGTHSLVWDEAVKISGADSDFHRRDLWEAIESGEYPEWELGLQIFTETQAEGFSFDVLDATKLIPEELVPVTPVGRMVLNRNPDNFFAETEQVAFCTAHVVPGIDFSNDPLLAGRIHSYLDTQITRLGGANFHEIPINAPLAPVHNNQRDGLHRQAIPRGRVAYEPNSLGGGCPFQAGAAGFVSFPQAADGDKLRGKPEKFADHYTQASLFYESQTAVEKAHIAGGFRFELSKLTVPAIRERMLSSLVNVSAELAATVAAGLGIAVPAAMPKALEQPVEPEVTTSAALSLTGLPGDGGIRSRSVAILVADGVEGKSIAAARAALQAAGATVHLIAPRLGPVKPTNREPFDATGTLENSPAVLFDGLVLPDGAAGVKALGHHVEVMDFISNQYRHGKTILAIGASNALLERAGVPGTLANGDLDPGILVGAAAKSERAVADFITALGKHRHPEREIGGPVMRDRSG, encoded by the coding sequence ATGAAGAAGCCGAGCAAGTCGGCCCGGCCCGTCGCGGCGGCGACGACGACTCACGATCCCCTGCCCTTGGTCGCAGCGCAACAGGCGCAAGCGCAAGCGCAGGCGTTGGCGGCCGCGATGCCATTCAACGCCAACAAGCCCCTCGAGCTGGGGCGGGACAATGCCATCTCGCCGCCGCGCGGCACCACCCCCTCGATCGAGTCACCGGCGGCCTCGGCCAGCACGCTGAGCGAGACCAATGGTTCGGACAAGACCGGCGATGGCCCACCGTCGGCCGGGCGCGCTGCATCCTCCGGATCGCTGGCCACCGCGCGATCGGATGCGGCATCGCAGGTGATGACCACGAACCAGGGCGTGGCGATCGGCGACAACCAGAACTCGCTGAAGGCCGGGCTGCGCGGCCCGACCCTGCTCGAAGACTTCATCCTGCGCGAGAAGATCACGCACTTCGACCACGAGCGCATCCCCGAGCGCATCGTGCATGCGCGAGGCTCCGCAGCCCACGGGTTCTTCGAGGCGTACGAGCCGATGACGGCGTTCACGCGCGCCGCGCCGTTCCAGGCCGCCGGCAAGATCACGCCGGTGTTCACACGCTTCTCGACGGTCGCCGGCGAACGCGGCTCGACCGACACCGCGCGCGACATCCGCGGCTTCGCCGTCAAGTTCTACACCGACGAAGGCAACTGGGACCTGGTGGGCAACAACATCCCGGTGTTCTTCATCCAGGATGCGATGAAGTTCCCCGACCTCGTGCACGCGGTGAAGCCGGAGCCGCACCACGGCATGCCTCAGGCCGCATCGGCACACGACACCTTCTGGGATTTCGCCTCGTTGATGCCCGAGTCCACACACACCCTGATGTGGGTGATGTCGGACCGCGGCATCCCGCGCAGCCTGCGCATGATGCAGGGCTTCGGCGTGCACACCTACCGCCTGGTCAACGCCAAAGGCGAGTCGCACTTCGTCAAGTTCCATTGGAAGCCGAAGCTCGGTACGCATTCGCTGGTGTGGGACGAGGCCGTCAAGATCTCCGGCGCTGACTCGGACTTCCATCGCCGCGATCTGTGGGAGGCCATCGAGTCCGGCGAGTACCCGGAGTGGGAACTGGGGCTGCAGATCTTCACCGAGACGCAGGCCGAGGGCTTCAGCTTCGACGTGCTCGACGCCACCAAGCTGATCCCCGAAGAACTGGTGCCGGTGACGCCGGTGGGCCGCATGGTGCTGAACCGCAACCCGGACAACTTCTTTGCCGAGACCGAGCAGGTCGCGTTCTGTACCGCGCACGTCGTCCCTGGCATCGACTTCAGCAACGACCCCTTGCTCGCCGGTCGCATCCACTCCTACCTCGACACCCAGATCACGCGTTTGGGCGGCGCCAACTTTCACGAGATTCCGATCAACGCGCCGCTGGCACCGGTGCACAACAACCAGCGCGACGGGCTGCACCGGCAGGCCATTCCACGTGGCCGTGTCGCGTACGAGCCCAACTCGCTGGGCGGCGGCTGCCCTTTCCAGGCCGGCGCGGCGGGTTTCGTCTCGTTCCCGCAAGCAGCCGATGGCGACAAGCTGCGGGGCAAGCCCGAGAAGTTTGCCGACCACTACACCCAGGCCTCGCTGTTCTACGAAAGCCAGACCGCGGTCGAGAAGGCGCACATCGCTGGCGGATTCCGCTTCGAGCTGAGCAAGCTCACGGTGCCGGCGATCCGCGAACGCATGCTGTCGTCGCTGGTCAACGTGTCGGCCGAACTCGCCGCGACCGTCGCCGCGGGGCTCGGCATCGCCGTCCCCGCTGCGATGCCGAAGGCTCTCGAGCAGCCCGTTGAGCCCGAGGTCACCACATCGGCGGCACTGTCGCTTACGGGTTTGCCGGGCGACGGGGGCATTCGCTCGCGCAGCGTGGCCATCCTGGTGGCCGATGGCGTGGAGGGCAAGTCGATCGCCGCAGCCCGTGCGGCGCTGCAGGCCGCCGGCGCCACCGTGCACCTGATCGCGCCTCGCCTCGGACCGGTGAAACCGACGAATCGGGAGCCGTTCGATGCCACGGGCACGCTGGAGAACTCGCCGGCCGTGCTGTTCGACGGACTCGTCCTGCCGGACGGAGCCGCCGGCGTGAAAGCCCTTGGCCATCACGTCGAGGTGATGGACTTCATCTCCAATCAGTACCGGCATGGCAAGACCATCCTCGCCATCGGTGCCTCGAACGCACTGCTCGAGCGGGCCGGCGTGCCTGGGACGCTCGCGAACGGTGATCTGGATCCGGGCATCCTCGTGGGCGCCGCCGCGAAATCGGAACGCGCCGTGGCGGACTTCATCACCGCGCTGGGCAAACACCGGCATCCCGAACGAGAGATCGGCGGCCCGGTAATGAGGGACCGGTCCGGCTGA
- a CDS encoding pyridoxamine 5'-phosphate oxidase family protein, which yields MKTATQAHASLAHVAELIDDIPIAMLATVEADGALASRPMAVLEMDSSGALWFFTDLRSSKLEHLRVVNLSFIDPDHGTYVSLSGRGEIDTDREHIERLWTAFAKPWFPDGPDSPNLGLLKFIPDAADYWDAPNSKMVRAFGVIASMVAGKPVAMGEHGSHTGLSDAAAQAGARS from the coding sequence ATGAAGACAGCAACCCAAGCCCACGCCAGCCTCGCCCATGTCGCCGAACTGATCGACGACATTCCGATCGCCATGCTCGCCACGGTCGAAGCCGACGGCGCGTTGGCCAGCCGGCCGATGGCAGTGCTCGAGATGGACAGCAGCGGCGCCCTCTGGTTCTTCACCGACCTGCGGTCGTCCAAGCTCGAGCACTTGCGGGTCGTGAACCTCAGCTTCATCGACCCGGACCACGGAACCTACGTCTCGCTTTCAGGCCGGGGCGAGATCGATACCGACCGCGAACACATCGAGCGGCTGTGGACGGCGTTCGCCAAGCCCTGGTTCCCGGATGGCCCGGACTCGCCGAACCTGGGCCTGCTGAAGTTCATCCCGGACGCCGCCGACTACTGGGATGCGCCGAACAGCAAGATGGTCCGCGCCTTCGGTGTGATCGCGTCCATGGTGGCAGGCAAGCCCGTCGCGATGGGTGAGCATGGTTCGCACACCGGGTTGTCGGACGCTGCAGCCCAGGCAGGAGCCCGTTCATGA
- a CDS encoding CopG family transcriptional regulator, protein MANELRQRTGETEKMTVNVGVVDLGHVDLLVQEGFYSNRSDMVRTALRNQLALHADTVRQTVARRTLTVGLQHFGRAQLEAVVASGQRLQVQVVGLARIADDVTPELARAAIESVTVLGAFQASPAVRRALADRIH, encoded by the coding sequence ATGGCGAACGAACTCAGGCAGCGGACAGGCGAGACGGAGAAGATGACGGTGAACGTCGGCGTGGTCGATCTGGGCCATGTCGACCTCCTGGTGCAGGAGGGCTTCTATTCGAACCGCTCCGACATGGTTCGAACGGCACTTCGAAACCAGTTGGCGCTGCATGCCGACACGGTGCGGCAGACCGTCGCACGCCGAACCCTCACGGTCGGCCTGCAGCACTTCGGCCGTGCGCAACTCGAGGCGGTGGTGGCTTCGGGCCAGAGGCTGCAAGTGCAGGTCGTTGGTCTCGCTCGCATTGCCGACGACGTGACGCCCGAACTGGCCCGCGCCGCCATCGAATCCGTGACCGTTCTCGGCGCGTTCCAGGCCAGCCCTGCGGTGCGGCGCGCACTCGCGGATCGCATCCATTGA
- a CDS encoding PHB depolymerase family esterase gives MKYPFYARAPAFDADAIHATIQRALASAGLDTATGPMSDVTETIRRALAVGRVAEAAPSFGSESVIDVAARVVPTGKAGQRGGSFESHQFSNEAGTRAYKVYVPELQPDAPRAVIVMLHGCTQSADDFAAGTLMNRLADEHGFLVVYPEQDAHANASKCWNWFKPQDQLRGAGEPSLIAGIAGEVAGSHGADPRRIFVAGLSAGAAMAVVLGETYPEVFAGVGAHSGLPYGSAHDIPSALLAMKGGRSGMPGMKGAPGRASGLRRRATRPVPVIVFHGDRDHTVQHANGAQIVLQAQEAHDAEAGGSALRVSTQAGIAAGGRRFSRAIHADAQGQVRIESWTLHGAGHAWSGGHESGTFTDRCGPDASSEMVRFFMAIPRAGSA, from the coding sequence ATGAAGTACCCGTTCTACGCCCGAGCACCGGCCTTCGACGCCGATGCGATCCACGCGACGATCCAGCGGGCGCTCGCGTCGGCGGGACTCGATACCGCAACCGGCCCGATGAGCGACGTGACCGAGACGATCCGGCGCGCGTTGGCGGTGGGGCGAGTTGCCGAGGCTGCACCGAGCTTCGGCAGCGAATCGGTCATCGATGTCGCAGCACGCGTCGTGCCTACCGGCAAGGCGGGGCAGCGTGGCGGAAGCTTCGAATCGCATCAATTCAGCAATGAGGCCGGAACGCGTGCCTACAAGGTTTATGTGCCCGAGCTGCAGCCTGACGCACCGCGCGCCGTGATCGTGATGCTGCATGGCTGTACCCAGTCGGCGGACGATTTCGCGGCGGGCACGCTCATGAACCGGCTTGCGGACGAACACGGCTTCCTGGTGGTGTACCCCGAGCAGGACGCCCACGCGAACGCGTCGAAGTGCTGGAACTGGTTCAAGCCGCAGGACCAGCTGCGCGGCGCCGGTGAGCCTTCGTTGATCGCCGGGATCGCTGGCGAGGTCGCGGGCAGCCATGGAGCCGACCCGCGCCGCATCTTCGTTGCCGGGCTTTCGGCTGGTGCGGCGATGGCCGTGGTGCTGGGCGAGACCTATCCGGAGGTGTTCGCCGGTGTCGGCGCCCATTCCGGATTGCCATATGGCAGCGCGCACGACATCCCTTCAGCCCTGCTCGCCATGAAAGGGGGGCGCAGCGGCATGCCGGGCATGAAGGGCGCACCGGGCCGGGCCAGTGGCCTGCGCAGAAGGGCCACGCGACCGGTGCCTGTCATCGTGTTCCATGGCGACCGGGACCACACCGTGCAGCACGCGAACGGCGCGCAGATCGTGCTGCAGGCCCAGGAGGCCCACGACGCGGAAGCGGGCGGCTCCGCGCTGCGTGTCAGCACACAGGCAGGCATCGCCGCGGGCGGCCGGCGCTTCAGCCGAGCCATCCACGCCGATGCGCAGGGGCAGGTCCGGATCGAGAGCTGGACGCTGCATGGTGCCGGGCACGCCTGGTCGGGCGGTCATGAGAGCGGCACGTTCACCGATCGCTGCGGCCCGGATGCTTCATCGGAAATGGTTCGGTTCTTCATGGCGATCCCGCGGGCAGGTTCCGCTTGA
- a CDS encoding Crp/Fnr family transcriptional regulator, translating to MTPPEQAPPQELPATQAETACRDCPLRPLKLFHEPTGEELELVQSLKRRELRLGAGESLIHEGQTDAPLFTLLHGWAFRYKTLSDGRRQILSFLLPGDFIGVQQKMGDAAAHGVETLTGALFCVFQRDALWELHRRSPMMGFNVTWLTAHEESMVDDTLLSVGRRSAEERIASMLILLFKRAGALQADAGADGVDFPLTQQHIADGLGLSLVHTNKTLRKLERRGLHRIADGRLHLRDVKAMARLADLYGDGRPPQRPLV from the coding sequence ATGACCCCTCCCGAGCAAGCGCCGCCCCAGGAACTGCCCGCGACCCAGGCCGAGACGGCGTGCCGCGACTGCCCCTTGCGGCCGCTGAAGCTGTTCCACGAGCCGACGGGCGAGGAACTGGAACTCGTGCAATCGCTCAAGCGACGCGAGCTGCGACTGGGCGCTGGCGAATCCTTGATCCACGAAGGCCAGACCGACGCACCGCTGTTCACGCTGCTGCACGGCTGGGCGTTCCGCTACAAGACGCTGAGCGACGGACGTCGGCAGATCCTCAGTTTTCTGCTGCCCGGTGACTTCATCGGCGTGCAGCAGAAGATGGGCGATGCTGCCGCGCACGGGGTCGAGACGCTGACCGGCGCGCTCTTCTGCGTGTTCCAGCGCGACGCGCTCTGGGAGTTGCACCGGCGCAGCCCGATGATGGGCTTCAATGTCACCTGGCTCACGGCGCACGAGGAGTCGATGGTCGACGACACGCTGCTGTCGGTGGGGCGTCGCAGCGCGGAAGAGCGCATCGCATCGATGCTCATCCTGCTGTTCAAGCGTGCGGGCGCGTTGCAGGCGGACGCGGGTGCCGACGGGGTCGACTTTCCATTGACGCAACAGCACATCGCCGACGGACTGGGGCTGTCATTGGTGCACACCAACAAGACCTTGCGCAAGCTCGAGCGGCGAGGCCTGCACCGCATCGCCGACGGCCGGCTCCACCTGCGCGACGTGAAGGCGATGGCCCGGTTGGCGGACCTCTACGGCGACGGCCGCCCGCCGCAGCGCCCGCTGGTCTGA
- a CDS encoding GAF domain-containing protein has translation MRLDTSRLAELRRALILDSGAERAYDDITRLLSTSLAVPITMVNLLDAERDWFKSCIGIQQTHSPAVTSFCEAFFHASDDLIVVEDTLLDPRFALNPRVSGRPFIRFYAAARLSVRGETVGTLCAYDVRPRQLSADQMDHLRTLASAAVDLIGQRSDTLQDPPASA, from the coding sequence ATGAGGCTCGACACCTCACGGCTGGCCGAGCTGCGCCGGGCCCTGATTCTCGATTCAGGCGCGGAGCGCGCGTACGACGACATCACGCGTTTGCTTTCCACCTCCCTGGCCGTTCCAATCACGATGGTGAATCTGCTCGATGCCGAACGCGACTGGTTCAAGTCGTGCATCGGCATCCAGCAGACGCATTCGCCCGCGGTGACTTCGTTCTGTGAGGCCTTCTTCCACGCGTCAGACGACCTGATCGTCGTGGAGGACACCTTGCTCGACCCGCGGTTCGCGCTCAACCCCAGGGTGTCGGGGCGACCGTTCATTCGCTTCTATGCCGCGGCGCGGCTGAGCGTTCGCGGCGAAACGGTGGGGACGCTCTGCGCCTACGACGTTCGCCCCAGGCAACTGTCAGCTGACCAGATGGACCATCTGCGAACACTGGCCAGCGCTGCGGTCGACCTGATCGGCCAACGCAGCGACACCCTCCAGGACCCCCCTGCAAGCGCGTGA
- a CDS encoding coniferyl aldehyde dehydrogenase, whose protein sequence is MNAQDLPSSPLLAFERQRAAASKEPGPPWAVRAERLRRLQRLLVDNEASIARAIDADFGGRPAIETELAEVWPSLEEIKGALRHGRGWMKARRAGVGKWFIPARAQVLPQPLGVVGIIVPWNYPLYLAIGPMAAALAAGNRVMVKMSELTPAFSALLQQLCTQAFPLEEVCIVTGGAEVAAEFSTLPFDHLLFTGSTAVGRKVMAAAAANLTPVTLELGGKSPAVITPGYPLAHAVQRILAGKLLNAGQTCIAPDYVLLPRDQLAAFVEAARQEARRGYPAGLADANFCSVVNDRHYRRLVRELDEAASRGARTECLFEGASRDDERHRLAPTLLIDPPADCGAMRDEIFGPLLPLVPYDRLEDAISFVNARPHPLALYWFDQDTGRVDEALHRLPAGGVTVNDTLLHITQESLPFGGVGASGMGHYHGQWGFDTFSKLKPVFRQSRLNGMALFLPPYRPLMRRLLALMKRY, encoded by the coding sequence ATGAACGCCCAGGATCTGCCCTCGTCCCCGTTGCTGGCCTTCGAACGCCAGCGTGCCGCCGCCTCCAAGGAGCCCGGGCCGCCCTGGGCTGTCCGCGCCGAGCGGCTGCGCCGGCTGCAGCGCCTGTTGGTGGACAACGAGGCGTCGATCGCCCGCGCCATCGACGCCGACTTCGGCGGGAGACCCGCGATCGAGACCGAACTGGCCGAAGTCTGGCCCAGCCTCGAGGAGATCAAGGGCGCGCTGCGCCATGGCCGGGGCTGGATGAAGGCACGCCGTGCCGGCGTGGGCAAATGGTTCATCCCGGCGCGTGCGCAGGTGCTGCCGCAACCGCTCGGCGTAGTCGGCATCATCGTGCCCTGGAACTATCCCCTGTACCTGGCCATTGGCCCGATGGCGGCGGCACTGGCCGCAGGCAACCGGGTGATGGTGAAGATGTCGGAGCTGACGCCGGCCTTCTCGGCCTTGCTGCAACAACTGTGCACGCAGGCTTTTCCGCTCGAAGAGGTTTGCATCGTCACGGGGGGTGCCGAGGTCGCGGCCGAGTTCAGCACCTTGCCGTTCGACCACCTGCTGTTCACCGGATCCACGGCCGTCGGGCGCAAGGTGATGGCGGCGGCTGCCGCCAACCTGACGCCGGTGACGCTGGAATTGGGCGGCAAGTCACCCGCCGTGATCACCCCCGGCTACCCGCTGGCGCATGCGGTGCAGCGCATCCTCGCCGGCAAGCTGCTGAATGCGGGCCAGACCTGCATCGCCCCCGACTACGTGCTGCTGCCCCGCGATCAGCTCGCCGCCTTCGTCGAGGCGGCCCGCCAGGAAGCGCGGCGCGGCTACCCAGCAGGCCTGGCCGACGCCAACTTCTGCAGCGTCGTCAATGATCGCCACTACCGCCGTCTGGTGAGGGAACTGGATGAGGCTGCGAGTCGCGGCGCTCGCACCGAGTGCCTGTTCGAGGGTGCTTCGCGCGACGACGAACGCCATCGCCTGGCGCCCACGCTGCTGATCGACCCGCCCGCCGACTGTGGCGCGATGCGCGACGAGATCTTCGGCCCGCTGCTGCCGCTGGTGCCCTACGACCGGCTGGAAGACGCGATCTCCTTCGTCAATGCCCGCCCTCACCCGCTGGCGCTGTACTGGTTCGACCAAGACACTGGCCGCGTGGACGAGGCCCTGCATCGGCTGCCCGCGGGCGGCGTGACGGTCAACGACACGCTGCTGCACATCACCCAGGAAAGCCTGCCCTTCGGTGGCGTCGGTGCCTCGGGCATGGGCCACTACCACGGGCAGTGGGGATTCGACACCTTCAGCAAGCTCAAACCGGTGTTCCGCCAGTCGCGGCTGAACGGCATGGCGCTGTTCCTGCCGCCCTACCGGCCGCTGATGCGGCGCCTGCTCGCGCTGATGAAGCGCTACTAG